Proteins from one Chroococcidiopsis sp. CCMEE 29 genomic window:
- the trpC gene encoding indole-3-glycerol phosphate synthase TrpC — translation MQIRRRSPSPSVAVESLRYQVLIPDAAPSHILEEIVWYKETEVAQWRERIPLADLQRQALTAPATRDFVAALRSGKTKPALIAEVKKASPSKGVIREDFDPVVIALSYQQGGASCISVLTDEKFFQGSFDNLAKIRATVDLPLLCKDFVLYPYQMYLARVQGADAVLLITAILSDQDLQYYIKIANALKMAALIEVHTLAELDRVLALDGVTLIGINNRNLEDFSVNPQTTCSLLAARGEEMRSRGILVVSESGLYTASDLAIVTSAGAEAVLIGESLVKQPDPAKAIAALFPTS, via the coding sequence ATGCAAATTCGTCGCCGTTCACCCAGTCCATCTGTTGCTGTGGAAAGCTTGCGCTATCAGGTTTTGATCCCTGATGCAGCGCCAAGCCACATTTTAGAAGAAATTGTCTGGTACAAAGAAACCGAAGTTGCTCAATGGCGGGAAAGGATACCTTTAGCTGATTTGCAGCGTCAAGCACTCACGGCACCAGCAACTCGTGATTTTGTTGCCGCCCTACGATCGGGTAAGACAAAACCAGCGCTAATTGCTGAGGTAAAAAAAGCTTCTCCTAGTAAAGGTGTGATCCGGGAAGATTTCGATCCGGTGGTGATCGCGCTTTCTTACCAGCAAGGTGGTGCTAGCTGTATTTCTGTGCTAACAGATGAAAAATTCTTCCAAGGTAGCTTTGACAATTTAGCTAAGATTCGCGCCACAGTAGACTTGCCGCTGCTATGCAAGGATTTTGTCCTCTATCCTTACCAGATGTACCTAGCTCGTGTCCAGGGAGCGGATGCTGTACTGTTGATTACGGCAATTCTTTCAGACCAAGACCTCCAATACTACATCAAAATTGCCAATGCTCTGAAGATGGCAGCCTTGATTGAAGTTCATACCCTAGCAGAACTCGATCGCGTGTTAGCCCTGGATGGCGTTACCTTAATAGGGATCAATAATCGCAACCTGGAAGACTTCTCGGTTAACCCCCAAACTACCTGCTCTTTGCTAGCAGCAAGGGGTGAGGAAATGCGATCACGGGGTATCCTGGTTGTAAGTGAGTCGGGACTCTACACTGCATCTGACTTGGCTATAGTGACTTCAGCGGGTGCAGAGGCAGTGCTGATTGGAGAATCACTGGTGAAGCAGCCCGATCCAGCTAAAGCGATCGCCGCTCTTTTTCCTACCTCCTGA
- the lpdA gene encoding dihydrolipoyl dehydrogenase — MSQEFDYDLVIIGAGVGGHGAALHAVSCGLKTAIIEAGDMGGTCVNRGCIPSKALLAASGRVRELHDAHHLKALGIQVGSVEFDRQAIANHATSLVNKLQGDLTNSLKRLGVDIIRGWGKVAGPQKITVATDNAEKTITAKDIILAPGSEPFVPPGIEIDGKTVYTSDQGVKLEQLPQWVAIIGSGYIGLEFSDIYSALGCEITMIEALDQLMPGFDRDIAKLAERSLINPRAIETKVGIYAKKVIPGSPVVIELADFKTKEDVDVLEVDACLVATGRIPATQNLGLESVGVELDRRNFIPVDDRMAVLSAGEPVPHLWAIGDANGKIMLAHAASAQGIVAVDNICGRQRQIDYRSIPAAAFTHPEISYVGMTETAAKELGQAEGFEVGTVRSYFKGNSKALAEGEADGMAKLVYRQDTGEVLGVHIIGLHASDLIHEASAAIANRQSVHTLAHLVHTHPTLSEVLDEAYKRAIAS; from the coding sequence GTGAGTCAGGAATTTGATTATGACTTAGTGATTATTGGCGCTGGAGTAGGCGGTCATGGTGCTGCTTTACACGCCGTCAGTTGTGGTTTAAAAACAGCGATTATTGAAGCAGGTGATATGGGCGGTACCTGCGTCAATCGGGGTTGTATTCCCTCCAAAGCATTGTTAGCGGCATCTGGACGGGTACGGGAATTACACGATGCCCACCACCTAAAAGCCCTAGGTATTCAAGTAGGAAGTGTAGAGTTTGACCGACAAGCGATCGCCAACCACGCTACCAGTCTCGTTAACAAACTTCAGGGAGACTTGACCAACAGCCTCAAACGCCTAGGAGTGGATATTATTCGGGGTTGGGGTAAAGTTGCTGGACCGCAAAAAATAACGGTTGCTACAGACAACGCAGAAAAAACCATCACGGCAAAAGACATCATTCTTGCCCCAGGTTCTGAACCCTTTGTTCCCCCCGGAATTGAGATAGACGGGAAAACAGTTTATACCAGCGACCAAGGCGTGAAGCTAGAACAACTACCGCAGTGGGTGGCAATTATTGGTAGTGGTTATATTGGTTTAGAATTTTCCGATATCTACTCAGCCTTGGGCTGTGAAATCACGATGATCGAAGCCCTAGACCAACTGATGCCGGGTTTTGATCGGGACATTGCTAAACTGGCAGAGCGATCGCTAATTAATCCCCGCGCTATTGAAACTAAGGTAGGGATATACGCCAAGAAAGTCATTCCCGGTTCGCCAGTAGTAATTGAGCTAGCTGACTTCAAAACCAAAGAAGATGTGGATGTGTTAGAGGTGGATGCTTGCTTAGTCGCTACTGGACGTATCCCAGCCACCCAAAATCTCGGCTTAGAGTCTGTGGGGGTAGAACTTGACCGCCGCAACTTTATTCCAGTAGATGACCGGATGGCAGTGCTGTCAGCGGGTGAACCAGTGCCCCATCTGTGGGCAATTGGAGATGCTAACGGCAAAATAATGCTAGCTCACGCAGCGTCGGCTCAAGGCATTGTAGCAGTGGACAATATTTGTGGGCGACAGCGGCAGATAGACTATCGCAGCATCCCAGCAGCTGCATTTACTCACCCGGAAATCAGCTATGTGGGAATGACAGAGACAGCTGCTAAGGAATTAGGTCAGGCTGAAGGTTTTGAAGTGGGTACAGTCAGAAGTTACTTTAAAGGCAATTCCAAAGCACTGGCAGAAGGTGAAGCCGACGGCATGGCAAAGTTGGTTTATCGCCAAGATACAGGGGAAGTGCTGGGAGTTCATATTATTGGTCTTCACGCCTCAGATTTAATTCATGAAGCATCGGCAGCGATCGCAAACCGACAGTCAGTCCACACCCTGGCACATCTGGTTCACACTCATCCGACGCTTTCCGAAGTGCTAGATGAAGCCTATAAGCGAGCGATCGCCTCTTAA
- a CDS encoding tetratricopeptide repeat protein, producing MDKSLIDQLLEDLKNADETVRQWATEELWRIWFQQKGIYGWEILQRSQALLQTGEVAQAEAALTQLITDQPDFAEAWNQRAILYFTLGQYEKSLKDCQMTVQLNPIHFGAWHGIGLCHAALEDYSAAIQAFRRALEIQPFALENQRLILECIARLS from the coding sequence ATGGATAAATCTTTGATCGACCAGTTACTCGAAGACCTGAAAAACGCTGACGAAACAGTCCGCCAATGGGCAACTGAGGAACTCTGGCGGATTTGGTTTCAGCAAAAAGGGATTTATGGCTGGGAAATTCTTCAGCGTAGTCAAGCTTTGCTGCAAACAGGAGAGGTGGCACAAGCTGAAGCGGCACTCACCCAATTAATCACAGATCAGCCGGATTTTGCTGAGGCTTGGAATCAACGTGCAATTCTTTACTTCACGCTTGGGCAGTACGAAAAGTCTTTAAAAGATTGTCAGATGACAGTTCAGCTCAACCCGATTCATTTTGGCGCATGGCACGGTATAGGATTATGTCATGCTGCCCTGGAAGATTACAGTGCTGCTATTCAAGCTTTTCGCCGCGCTTTAGAAATTCAGCCCTTCGCTCTGGAAAATCAAAGGTTGATTTTGGAATGTATAGCCCGGTTGAGCTAA
- the crtH gene encoding carotenoid isomerase — MPSASSSFQSLTPNPQPLAPSFDVIVIGSGIGGLVTATQLAAKGAKVLVLERYVIPGGSAGYFEREGYRFDVGASMIFGFGTQGTTNLLTRALDAVNVSLETVPDPVQIHYHLPKGLDLKVHRDYEKFLQELTSYFPHERQGIRQFYDQCWKVFNCLNRMELLSLEEPRYLTRAFFQHPLACLGLVKYLPQNAGDVARHYISDPQLLQFIDMECYCWSVVPADMTPMINAGMVFSDRHYGGINYPKGGVGQIAQKLVEGLEKAGGKIQYQARVTKILKENGRAVGVQLASGKVYQAKRIVSNSTRWDTFEKLLPAEEMPSAEQKWQQRYQKSPSFLNLHLGVEASVLPSGTECHHILLENWDKMETAEGTIFVSIPTLLDPDLAPAGYHIVHTFTPSWVEDWQGLAPSEYEQKKEVAARRIIGRLEKIFPGLDAGLDYMEVGTPRTHRRFLGRADGTYGPIPRRKLLGLLGMPFNRTAVPGLYCVGDSTFPGQGLNAVAFSGFACAHRVAVDLGL; from the coding sequence ATGCCTTCTGCTTCCAGCTCATTCCAATCCCTAACCCCTAACCCCCAACCCCTAGCCCCTAGTTTTGATGTTATTGTCATCGGCTCTGGTATTGGGGGGCTGGTAACAGCAACTCAGTTAGCAGCGAAGGGTGCTAAGGTGCTAGTACTGGAGCGCTACGTAATTCCAGGCGGCAGTGCTGGGTACTTCGAGCGGGAAGGCTACCGATTTGATGTCGGAGCATCGATGATTTTTGGCTTTGGCACTCAAGGCACCACTAACCTGCTTACCAGAGCACTTGATGCCGTAAATGTAAGCCTAGAAACGGTTCCCGACCCCGTACAAATTCACTATCACCTCCCAAAGGGGTTAGACTTAAAAGTTCACCGCGATTATGAGAAGTTTTTGCAAGAGCTAACCAGCTACTTTCCTCATGAACGCCAAGGCATTCGCCAATTTTACGATCAGTGCTGGAAAGTCTTCAATTGTCTGAACCGGATGGAATTGCTGTCATTGGAAGAACCTCGTTATCTAACGCGAGCATTTTTCCAGCATCCACTAGCTTGTCTCGGTTTAGTAAAGTATCTGCCTCAGAATGCTGGTGATGTTGCACGTCACTACATTAGCGATCCCCAGCTGTTGCAGTTTATTGATATGGAGTGTTACTGCTGGTCGGTCGTACCAGCGGATATGACGCCGATGATCAATGCTGGGATGGTGTTTTCTGATCGGCACTATGGCGGGATTAACTACCCTAAAGGTGGTGTAGGTCAAATTGCCCAAAAACTAGTGGAGGGGCTAGAAAAGGCTGGAGGGAAAATTCAGTATCAAGCTAGAGTGACGAAAATCCTCAAAGAAAATGGTCGTGCGGTCGGTGTGCAACTAGCTTCTGGAAAAGTCTACCAAGCTAAGCGGATTGTCTCCAATTCCACCCGCTGGGACACTTTTGAGAAGTTGCTCCCGGCTGAAGAGATGCCAAGTGCTGAGCAGAAATGGCAGCAGCGCTACCAGAAATCGCCTAGCTTTTTGAACTTACATTTGGGGGTAGAGGCAAGTGTGTTGCCTAGCGGTACGGAGTGTCATCACATCTTGTTGGAAAACTGGGACAAGATGGAGACGGCAGAGGGAACTATTTTTGTTTCAATTCCCACTTTGTTAGATCCTGATTTGGCACCAGCTGGGTATCACATCGTTCACACGTTTACACCGAGTTGGGTTGAAGATTGGCAGGGTCTTGCTCCGAGTGAGTACGAACAAAAGAAAGAGGTTGCCGCTAGGCGAATAATTGGGCGGTTGGAGAAAATTTTTCCGGGGTTGGATGCTGGACTGGATTATATGGAGGTGGGAACGCCACGCACGCATCGGCGTTTCTTGGGGCGTGCGGATGGTACTTATGGACCAATACCCCGGCGCAAGTTATTGGGGTTGTTGGGGATGCCGTTTAATCGCACGGCTGTTCCAGGGCTGTATTGTGTCGGAGATAGTACGTTTCCGGGTCAGGGGTTAAATGCGGTGGCTTTTTCAGGGTTTGCTTGTGCTCATCGGGTGGCGGTTGATTTGGGGTTGTAG
- the upp gene encoding uracil phosphoribosyltransferase, translating to MTLQLRVYVPPHPLIKHWLGVARDAATPSVLFKSAMTELGRWLTYEAVRDWLPTEEMVVQTPLASCPATMINPEVSLAVVPILRAGLALLEGAQTVLPLASIYHLGLVRNENTLTASCYLNKLPEQFNPQTRVLITEPMLATGGSIMMAMTELVQRGVDPGLTRIISVVASPPALQKLSAAYPGLAIYTATIDETVNSDGFIVPGLGDAGDRAFGT from the coding sequence ATGACGCTGCAACTGCGTGTCTATGTTCCGCCTCACCCATTGATTAAGCATTGGCTGGGCGTTGCCCGTGATGCTGCCACGCCTTCAGTTCTGTTCAAGAGCGCGATGACGGAACTAGGACGCTGGTTGACTTATGAGGCAGTTCGAGACTGGTTACCTACTGAAGAAATGGTGGTGCAAACCCCCTTGGCTTCCTGCCCTGCAACCATGATTAATCCAGAGGTATCGCTCGCTGTGGTGCCAATTCTTCGGGCAGGTTTAGCACTGCTAGAGGGAGCGCAAACTGTGCTGCCTCTAGCATCGATTTACCATCTTGGTCTAGTCCGGAATGAAAACACACTAACAGCCAGTTGTTACCTTAACAAGTTGCCAGAGCAGTTTAACCCTCAAACAAGAGTTTTAATTACGGAGCCAATGCTGGCAACAGGAGGGTCAATTATGATGGCAATGACAGAATTAGTTCAACGTGGAGTCGATCCAGGTTTGACTCGGATTATTTCAGTGGTAGCGTCTCCCCCAGCTTTGCAAAAACTGAGTGCGGCATATCCTGGTTTAGCGATTTACACTGCAACCATTGACGAAACAGTAAACAGTGACGGGTTTATTGTGCCGGGATTAGGGGATGCAGGCGATCGCGCGTTTGGCACTTAA
- a CDS encoding YggT family protein: MNSIALLTTTLVTFITIYTYLLIFRVLLTWFPNIDWYSQPFAALSQLTDPYLNVFRSFIPPLGGMDISPILAIILLQLASGLISGLPAFV; the protein is encoded by the coding sequence ATGAATTCAATTGCTTTACTCACCACTACGCTGGTTACTTTTATAACCATTTATACGTACTTGCTAATTTTTCGGGTGCTCTTAACCTGGTTTCCTAACATCGACTGGTATAGCCAACCATTTGCTGCTTTGAGCCAGTTGACCGATCCCTACCTGAACGTATTCCGCTCATTCATTCCGCCGCTGGGGGGGATGGACATTTCCCCAATCTTGGCTATCATTTTGCTTCAGTTGGCAAGTGGTCTGATTAGTGGATTACCCGCGTTTGTTTAA
- a CDS encoding alpha/beta fold hydrolase yields the protein MSNYDAIIAAIEQQTKAYEEALPLRSAACRSRFFFQPHPTEKVCLFLHGFTAGPYQFVPMGEAFFSAGYNVLIPLMPGHGQAGDWNGDNPPPLPTDPQIYQQFVLQWLQQAQVLGKQVVVGGLSTGATLAAWLALERPQEVYRALIFAPYLSSSIKLVDLFVEIFPFYFEWLNKDAPGNFGYDGFRIPSLRLFLDMGQEIVDRAPNSLSAPMFIFSSESDRVTSNRDHHALFEAVLKHQPKSWYLCLDKALDIHHRMMTKLEGNDYQNLVITLAKAYVESGLTWAELLEIGYQMLLQGKTFEAVVAELNLHQQVSPDMSLIMVMLDKQIVIDAHKHGERG from the coding sequence ATGTCTAACTATGACGCAATCATAGCAGCGATAGAACAGCAAACCAAAGCCTACGAAGAGGCTCTGCCGCTGCGTTCCGCAGCTTGTCGCTCTCGGTTTTTTTTCCAGCCTCACCCAACTGAAAAAGTGTGCCTGTTCTTGCATGGGTTTACTGCAGGACCCTATCAGTTTGTGCCAATGGGAGAAGCTTTTTTCAGTGCTGGATACAATGTTCTCATTCCGTTAATGCCAGGTCACGGTCAAGCAGGTGATTGGAATGGTGATAATCCACCTCCTCTGCCAACAGACCCTCAAATCTATCAACAGTTTGTTTTACAGTGGTTGCAACAAGCTCAAGTTCTGGGGAAGCAGGTGGTAGTCGGAGGCTTATCTACTGGTGCTACCTTGGCAGCCTGGTTAGCTCTAGAACGTCCTCAGGAAGTTTACCGAGCCCTAATATTTGCCCCCTACCTGAGCAGTAGCATCAAACTGGTAGATTTATTTGTGGAAATTTTTCCTTTTTACTTTGAGTGGCTAAATAAAGACGCTCCAGGCAATTTTGGCTATGATGGCTTCCGCATCCCTTCCCTGCGCCTCTTCTTAGATATGGGACAGGAGATTGTTGACCGAGCTCCAAACAGTTTGTCTGCACCGATGTTTATTTTTTCCAGTGAAAGCGATCGCGTCACTAGCAATCGCGATCATCACGCTTTGTTTGAAGCCGTACTTAAACATCAGCCTAAATCCTGGTATCTCTGTTTAGACAAAGCCTTAGATATCCATCACAGAATGATGACCAAGCTGGAAGGAAATGACTATCAAAACTTAGTCATCACCTTGGCTAAAGCTTATGTTGAAAGCGGTTTAACCTGGGCTGAGCTATTAGAAATTGGTTATCAGATGCTGTTACAAGGGAAAACCTTTGAAGCTGTTGTGGCTGAGCTGAATTTGCATCAGCAGGTTTCCCCAGATATGTCCCTGATCATGGTGATGCTAGACAAGCAAATCGTTATTGATGCTCACAAGCACGGTGAGAGAGGATAA
- a CDS encoding class I SAM-dependent methyltransferase produces MSTSQYVFTDSQHSKELERLQAIEKVFDPASRRRIQATGITTNWQCLEVGAGAGSITQWMTAVVGESGKVVAVDLDTRFVANIKSSNVEVLEADIRHVPLENHSFDFIHARYVLIHISDFQVALSRMLDLLKPGGWIVIEEPDFSAARAIVGEAAACQSVNRVNRAILQMFANRGMDYALGVKLPAILQQLSLQHLSVENDAPLSNGGSGVATVMKMSTVQLAEKYIATGEVTHEDIKKYCLFADDRNAWAIYYATVGVTAQKTAV; encoded by the coding sequence ATGTCAACGTCTCAATACGTCTTTACTGATTCTCAGCATTCCAAAGAGCTTGAACGACTTCAGGCGATCGAAAAAGTATTCGATCCAGCAAGTCGTAGACGAATTCAAGCAACAGGAATCACAACAAATTGGCAATGCCTTGAAGTTGGAGCAGGAGCAGGATCAATCACGCAATGGATGACAGCAGTTGTAGGAGAAAGCGGCAAAGTCGTTGCTGTTGATCTAGACACTCGTTTTGTCGCAAACATTAAATCGTCTAACGTCGAAGTTTTGGAAGCCGACATCCGGCATGTTCCTCTTGAGAATCACTCTTTCGACTTCATTCATGCGCGTTATGTTCTCATTCACATCTCAGACTTTCAAGTTGCTCTGTCGAGAATGTTAGATTTGCTTAAACCTGGTGGGTGGATCGTGATTGAAGAGCCTGACTTTTCGGCTGCGAGAGCGATTGTTGGAGAAGCAGCAGCTTGTCAGTCTGTGAATCGAGTGAATCGAGCTATTTTGCAGATGTTTGCTAACAGAGGTATGGATTACGCGCTTGGGGTCAAGTTGCCTGCAATTCTTCAACAGCTTAGCTTACAGCATCTATCTGTGGAGAACGATGCTCCTCTATCTAATGGTGGTTCAGGGGTAGCAACAGTAATGAAGATGTCTACTGTGCAACTGGCAGAGAAATATATTGCAACGGGTGAAGTAACCCACGAAGACATTAAGAAGTATTGTCTGTTTGCAGATGATCGAAATGCATGGGCTATCTACTACGCTACGGTAGGAGTTACAGCTCAAAAAACAGCAGTCTAA